AAGGTTTCGATGGTGTTCACCACGGTCGAGCGCTTCTGCCCGATCAGCACATAAATGCAGACTACATTTTGGTCTTTTTGATTGATGACGGTATCGATCGCGATCGAACTGCGGCCCAGGCCTTCGTCGCCGATCAGCAATTGCCGCTGGCCTCTGCCGATCGGAATCAGGGTATCGATGATTTTAATGCCGGTATACAGCGGTTTATGAACAAAATCCCGGGCAATAATCGGCGGCGATGCTTTTTCCAGACAGCCCCGCCCGACGGAGACCGGAGCCGGGCTGCCGTCAAGCGGCGCGCCCAAGGGATCGACCACTCTGCCGATGAAAGCGTCTCCGACCGGTATGCTGGGCGCGTTTTTTGACAGCCGGACAAGCGTGCCGGCCGTCAGCGCTTCGGTTTCATACAGCAGGATCGCTCCGACCAGGTCGCGGTTAAGATCGAACACCATGGCCCGGCTGCCATCGTCAAAAACCAGAATGTCTTCGATGGCTGCCGAGGGCAGTCCCTTGATCCAGGTAATGCCGTCCCCGACTGTTACGACTGTGCCTTGTTCGGTGACCCTAAGCCCCGGTTGATACTGATCCAGCCAGGCGCTTTGCTTATCTACCAGCCTGGCGACCGCTTCGGAATCAATCGGATTCATGGGCAATCTCGGCAAAACCGGCCAGTTCATGCTGCAGGTTGGCGTGCAGGACCCAGGCGCCGATGTCGATGCGCAGGCCGGCAATCAGCCCGGCATCCTGGGCATAATGAAACACATCGGGCCTGTTGGTGAGCGCCCCCAGTTTTTGCTCCAGCTTTTGCCTTAACTCGTCCGGAAGGGGGTAGGCGCTGGTAATGTGGATGGATACCGATTTTTCAGTATCGAGCATTTTCAGGCAGCGTCTGCATTCCTCGGGCAAATCATTGAAATGCTCGAGCACCATGGCGCACAAGCGCGCTTCCAGTTCAGGGCCGGCGGCTTGGCGCAGCACCAGGCCGGCAAAGCGGGCGCCGTTTTGCAGCGCTTTTTCTTCGGCCTGACGCTGAATATCATGCCGCTGCCGGGACAGGATGACTTTGGCTTTTTGCCGTTCCTGCTCAAGATCGGCCTGCAGCTGGTCCATTTGCGTTTTTCTTTCGGCCTCGATTTCCCGGCGTAGCGCACCGAACGCGGCCTGTTTTTCCTGCTCCCATTCGTTTTGCCGGTTCTCATAGCGTTGGCGTAAATCTTCGGCTTCATTCCGCAGTTTCTGGGCTTCGGCCAGTGTCTGGTCAATGTGCTGTTTGCGCCGGGCAATGACGGCCAGTACCGGTTTATAAAAAAGCCGTTGCAGAATCCAGATCAGAATCAGGAAATTGATGATTTCAAGCGCAAAGGTGGTGAAATTGAATACCATGACTGCCTGGCTTGATTACTTGGCGATGAACTCGAGCAATGGATTTCTGAACAGTACTATCAGAATAATCACCAGACAGTAGATAGCCAACGATTCGATCATCGCCAGTCCGATAAACAACGTCCGCATGAGCGACTGTTCCGATTCCGGCTGGCGGGCCAGTGACTCCAGCGCGCTGCTGATCGCTTTCCCCATGGCCAGCGCCGGTATCATGACGCCTATGGCGATGCCGATAATGGCGGCAATGGTGGAGCCGAACACGATTAAGGCGATGTCTGTCATAACTGTTCCTGTCTATTAAATTGTTGGGATTGTATCGCGCCGGCCAGATAAATCAGTGCCAGCATACCAAAGATATAAGCCTGCACCAGCGCTTCGATGATATGCAGCATCAAAATCGGAACCGGCGCGAGAAAACCTGCGACCAGCAAAATCAGCAACGCCGCCATTTCCAGACTCATCATGTTGCCGAACAGACGAATCGCCAGCGCCAGCGTTCGGGTCAATTCGCTGATAATGTGAAAAGGCAGCAAAATCGGACTGGGCGCCAGATAATGATGCAGATATTTTTTAAGCCCTTGAGTCTTGATGCCGAACCAGTGTACCGAAAAAAACACCAGCACGGCCAGCGCCGAAGTGACTGAAAGATCGCGTGTCGGCGAATGCAGGCCGGGGATTAAACTGAGCAGGTTGGCGACAATCAGAAACAGCCATAAGGTCGCAATAAAAGGCATGATTTGCCGGCCGTGTACCGGCTCGACTGCGAGAATGGTTTCCTCCAGCGCGGAAACGATGCCTTCCACCATCGTTTGCAGCGGACCCGGCATCATGTCCAGATGTCGGGTTGCAAGCCAGGACAGCACAGCAGCGAACAGCATGATGCCCCAGGTAGTCAGAATGGATAAGCTAAGGGCCAGTGGCCCGAGCTTAAAAATAACTTCGTTTTCCATGATTTCATTTACCGGAGAGGCTATCCAAAGCTTTATTTATTTTGAATGAGAAAATAAACGTTAAAAACGCCGACCACAAGGCCTGCAAACAGCAGGCTGAGGGTCCAGCATATCGGAGAGCCCGGCATGATGCTGTCCAGCCAGTGACCCAGGTAGAGGCCGCCTATGATGGGCAGCACCATGACCAGCCCAAGCGTTCCGAGAAAGACCGTCTGCGCAAGCAGATTCGGGCGTTCCCGATCCGCTTTTTTCATGCGCCTGACCTGATTGTCTACCTGCTGTTTTAATCGCCGCCGATGAGTCATATCATTTCCCACTTGAGTGCCCGGAGCCGCGTCAGCATGGCCTGTTCCATTTTTTGCAGACTCGTCTTGGTCGCGCGCAGATCTTCTTCCTCGGCTATGAATTGCTGTTCCAATAATGAACTGATGCGGTCAAGATCTGTATCTACCATGAAGCGCCGCGTGCTGAGCGTCAGCTCGTTATTGTTGAAATACAGGACAGCGCCGGGCAACGCCAAGTATTGCCAATCCCCTTCGCCTTGCCGAAAGCGCGCCAGTCCGAAAACGAGGGTGGTCATAAACCGGGCATGATTGGCGCAAATGCCGAAATTGCCTGACGCATCCTCGCCGATGAAGGCGGTCACTCCCGTTATGCGCTGTTCCTGGGTGGCATCATATAATTGCAGTGCGAATTCTTTCATATTGGCTCCTGCATGCTGCCGCGCATATAACATTGGGCTTCGGGCAAGTCATCGTAATCCCCGGCCAGAAAAGCCTCGCAGTCGGTCAAGGTCTGCTCAAGCGGAACCGAAACGCCGGTTTGCCGGGTGTGCTGAGCCAGAACCGCAAACGGCTGGGTCAGATAGCGCTGCAATTTGCGGGCGCGCATGACGATTTTCCGGTCCCTTTCGGACAATTCCTCAATACCCAGCATGGCGATGATATCTTCCAGTTCATCATAGCGCGCCAGATGTTCGCGCACGCTTTCGGCCACGTTGTAATGACGGTCGCCCAAGGTATGGCGATCCATCAGATGACTGCCGGAACGCAACGGGTCGACCGCAGGGTAGATGCCCTTGCTGGCCTGGTCCCTGGACAGGATGACGGTGGTGTCCAGATGACTGAGAATGGCGCTGACCGCCGGGTCGGTCATGTCGTCCGCCGGCACATAGACGGCCTGAACCGATGTGATGGAGCCGTGACGGCTGGACAGAATGCGATCCTGCAGTTCGGCGACTTCCGTCGTCAGGGTCGGCTGGTAACCCACCGTGGCCGGCATGCGGCCGAGCAGGCTCGATACTTCACTGCCGGCCTGAACGAACCGGAAGACATTGTCCATCACGAACAGGACTTCCTTATGCAGGGAATCGCGCAGATATTCGGCATAAGTCAAAGCCGACAGTCCGACGCGGAAGCGCACGCCGGGCGATTCGTCCATTTGCCCGAACACCATCAGAGTGTCGGACATGACTCCGGCCTGTTCCATTTCCCGCCATAATTCGTGGGCCTCGCGGATGCGTTCGCCGACGCCGGCAAACACGGAAACGCCCTGGTGGATTGCCGACACCGCATGGATGAATTCCATCACCAGCACGGTCTTGCCGACGCCGGCGCCGCCGAACAACCCGGTTTTGCCGCCTTTGACGAAAGGACACAGCAAATCGATGACTTTGATGCCGGTCTGCAAAATGCCGCTGATGCCGGTCGCTTCCGATAAGGCCAGCGGTTTTGAGTGAATGTTGCGGAATTCGGTTTGAGGCAACAGACTGCCGCCGTCCAGCGGTTCGCCGAAGATGTTCAATAACCGTCCCAGGCATTGCCTGGAAACCGGAAGCTGCAGCGGCGCGCCGGTGTCATAAACAGTCAAGCCCCGGCTCAGGCCGGCTGTGCCGTGCAGCGTAATGGCCCTGACATGCCTTTCGTCAATATGCTGATGCACTTCGAACATGTAAACGGCATGATCGAAACAGGCGCATAAAGCCTGGCGCAATGGCGGCAGCCGGTCGCAGTCGATAATAACGACAGGGCCATGAATTTCGGCGATGATCCCGATCGGATGTCGATCTTCTTGTTGAACCGGCAAACTATTCAATGGTGCTCGCTCCGCTGATTGATGATAAGTGCGCCTTGCCATGAAGAAACCTTCTACTGCATCAGGAGAAAGGTCGCAATGCAGGACAATCAAAGCGTCTGGCGCTTCCATTTTCCGGAATAACTCCCGCGCGCCCTTGATTATTAGTATTACAAAACGCAGCCCCCACAGCAACGGTGGATGCCCAAGTTTTGTTTCTATGAAAAATTATGCATTTTTTATCTCTCAACCGGAAGGTCGCCCGCCATTAATCCGATTGTGTGAGCCACTTCTCAAAATAAATTAAAAATATGGTCTAGACTTTTTGCGCCGCTGCATGCGGCATGCTGTATGAATCATATCCATCATGTTCTGCGATGCAAAAAGTTATACGTGCATTCTGTTCAAACACTAAAATTTTTAATGGATTTAAAAAATGAAGAAAAACTATTCCTTAACACTACTAACCCTGGGCCTTACGCTATCCTTCAATGCCAATGCCGCATTTGTTAATGGCAGCTTTGAAACGCCACGCTTTACGCCAGGCGTTGCTGACTGGACAACCTACTCTGACAGAACCGCAGACATAGGCTGGAGGACCACCGCTACTGATCATAAAATTGAGTTATGGAGCGACAACTTTCAGGGAATCGCCGCTTATGATGGCGCCCAGTTCGCGGAATTGAACGCCAATCAGGTCTCCACGCTCTATCAGGATGTTGCCGGCATCGCCGCAAACAACATTATCGACTTTCATTTCGCTCACCGCGGCAGGCTAGGCATCGACACCATGCGTTTCGATATCGTTGACCTGGGCGCCAACAATGTGTTGGGAGGCGGAGACGACACTACGCTGTTCAGCAGGCAATACAGCGACAACAACACGACCTGGGGCTTTTACACTAGTAGTGGTCTGGCTCCTATCCTCACACTGGGACATACCCTTCGTTTCTCGTTTATCTCGATTGCAGCGGCAGGCGGCAGTTTGAGTGTCGGCAACTTCCTTGATGCGGCTGACTTTAGTGTAAGTAAAAACACGTCACCGGTGCCGGTGCCCGCTGCCTTCTGGTTATTCGCTCCAGCGCTGGCCGGTCTGGGCATTCTCGGCAAACGCCGCACTGCTTAAGGCCTCAGCCAAAACGGAACCACCTGTTTAGTCAGAAATTCAATATTTCTGTGCCATGCAAATAAACCTGCCCGCAACAGTTGCTGCGGTTTTTTTATTTCCTTTTCTTTCTGGCTAGGCATCTTTTCAGCCGCCATTCTCAGTGCAATCAGGATGTATCTGGGAATGGCGCATCAATCGCGGCCGATGTGCTTCCATATGTCGGCGCATTCTATAAACTAGCACTTTTTATACCTTGAAGAGATCGAAAATGAGTATTGAAATCAAGCCGGCAGCGCCCGAACAATCCCCTGAAATAGCAGAGATGGTAGGACGGTTGCTGGCAGAAATAATGAACAGGATTGATGTAAAAGCGTTCAATTTTGATTGGCACCAAACCAATGAAAGGCTGCGGCAGTTTTTGGCGGATCAGAAATACTTCGTGTTTGTGGCAGAAGACGCAGGCAAGCGGGTGGGATTCATAACGCTCTATGAAGGCTATGCGCTCTATGCTGAAGGGGCGTTTGGAACAATAGCAGAGCTTTATGTACGCCCTGAGTACCGTTCAAAAGGCGTCGGTAAAAAACTCACCGATAAGGCAAAAGAGTTTGCCGCTGCGAAGGGATGGACCCGGCTCGAAGTCACGACGCCGCCTCTTCCCCAGTTTGAAAGAACACTCGAATTCTACGAGAAAGAAGGATTCACTATTACAGGCGGCCGCAAGCTCAAGATAGGTCTGTGATGTACAAGCCAGGTAGGGTATGCATCGCATACCTTTTTTGAGGTTTGATTCAATGAAGATGATGCGTGACGAATAACCTGCTTCATTAACCCTTCAATCTCCTCACAACAGCCGAACTGGATGTGCAAGCCGCCAGCAGCTTGCCGCCGGGACTTTTGACTTCGGCCCGCAGGTCAACCTGCATGGGCGTTATTTTCACCATAAAGGCCGTGACATGGATGAATTCGTAAGCCATTTTGACGGGCCTGATAAACCTGGTTGACATAAGTCGTGATGCTCGGAGGCAAAAGCAGAAGACTCAATGGACCTAGCGTATTGTCCATGGCCGCCATGATCATGCCGCCCTGCATGAAGCCGAACGGATTGCTGTAACTCTCCTTGACCGGGAATCTGACGGTCAGCGATTGCCCTTCAACATATTCCAGAAACTCGCCTTCCATTGCCTTGAAGATTTTGGGCGGCAGTTCCATACCCGTATTCGGTCCTGCCGACTTCCTGATTTTCACTGACAGATAATCCTGCATTGAGCCTCCCGCGCTTTGGGTTAAACAAAGATCAATTCCTATAAATGGTTATCGCCTAAGCGCCCGTTCAAATACAAAAATCGAATAGCCATGCACCAGTGTTCTCATAAAAACGTTAAACAGCAGCATGGGCGCCTTTACCGATCCGTATTCCACAGCTTTGCCGGCGATGGAATGCTTTTGCGCGATCTGATAGCCGCAGCGGCAGAATAATTCGGCGGGATTGGGCAACGTATACCTGAAATCGGCGCCCAGCCTGCCCAGCTTCTGCTGCAGGGTGTAGCTGTATTTGTTGAAAAATTTTTCCGTCATGAGGTCACAGACCAGTTTATGCGCCGGAAACAACCGGCGCAAGGTTTGCAGGGTCTGCCTGATGACATCCTCTTGCAGATAGATAAAAACGCCTTCTATGACAACCATGACGGGCTCATCGGTGGAAAACGCCTGCAATTTCTCTTTCAGCGATTCGGTTTCAAAATCGATCGCGATGCGCTGCAGTCTGTTTTTGCATGCTTCAGTCGGCAGCCGCTCGTTTTTATAGGCGATGATTTGCGGCTCGTCCAGCTCGATCCATACGCCGCCGTCAAGCCGGTAGGCACGGCTGTCAAAGCCGGCGCCGATCAGGATGATCTTTAAATCGGGATTCCCGGCCAGCGCCTGCCGTATGCAGTCGTCGATAATCCTATGCCTTGCCACGTTGCCGGCATTGGGATTGGTTTCCTCTTTGAAAGCGGAAAAAATGTTCAAGCCGCGCTCATCCATAAAAACTTTGGCGTAGGTGTCCTGGCAGACCGGGTTTGCAGTTTCGGCATCCTGCATGCGAACGCCGCAGCAATAAAAAGCGGTATTGGATATCGGTTTCATAGTGTCCTTTTTGGGATAGAGGTGAAGGTCTTGTCGCGTTTTTGTTGCAGATATTCACGGCCATCGGCGCATCTGCCGGCAGTAATCCCGATTGCGGTCGCTAGGGCGTCCGTGCGAGGCGTGAGAGAGGTTAGGGATCAGGAAGGCAACCGGCGCGGTTGGCAGAGGTGCGAAGGCGTGTTGCAATAATATGGGCATGAAAGTTCCTTGTATGCCTGATGTGGAAGCAGCCATTGCCGCTTATTATCCGTGTTAGACTTCATTTTAAGCATTTTACAAGCGCGGATCAATTCGACATATCAGCTTCCCGCTCACGCACTTGATGATGTTCTGTTTGAAGAATGTGTGAAATCGCACAGTTTTAGTACGAAAAATGCCCTATTTTAAACGCTTCAGTCAGAGACAAAGCCGCTGCGCCGCTGATTTTCCGAAGGCAAAATCTTCAATACGTTGCAGGTTGCATGCCAACTATAGAGGCATATTGTCGCGCGTCATCATGTCGCATTTTCAAAGAGTTCCGGGATGAATACACTCTCCCTGACTCTTGTATGCGCTCTATGAGAACCGGAGTTTTTTTATCCTTCCCCTCAAATGCGGGCTCCCTGCCCGCATTCTTTTTCGGCTCATTAAATCCAAGGTTGAATTATTATTAAGGAGTCTTATGATTTTTTTCGATAATCAAAACTTTCAATTCCCTCAAGATCTCGATCTGGAAAACAAGTTGTTTTTGCCGACATCGAAGCTCTATGCGCAGTTGAACGGCCAGCTGCAGACGCTGTATCAGGATACCCGCGCGGCGCTGATCGATGGCCATGCGCTGATGGCATCGTCGGCCAAACAGTTGTATGAACAACCGGGACCGACCCTGGCGGCCTGGTATGATCAGGCCGCTAGCCGCGCTACCGAACTTCACGCACAAATTAACGAAGAGCTGCTGCCGAAAGCGCAGGCATCCTACCGACAGCTTGTTGTCGATGTAGCCGATGCGGGGCGGGAAACACAGCTTTATCTACAGAATTTCATGGAAAACCCTGAAGCCGTTGCGGCGGCAGCAATCCAGCCCGTCGCGGCTTACCTTGCTGCGGCGTCCGAAGCGACTGAAGCGGCGTTAGTAAGCGGTTACTACGCCTTAGCCAGCCTGCTCAGCCAACTAATGAAGCAGCCTGCTGAAACACTGGAAGCCTCTATTCATTACCTGTTGTCGGAATTGCTTGAGTTCTATTTTCAGGCAGTCTCTTCGCTATTGATACAAATTTAGCCGCAGCAGCGACATCGTTCCCACGCTCCGGCGTGGGAATGCATCTTGAGACGCCCCAGCGTCGCCTGTCACCACGGATCGATGTCGATCACACCCGCAAGTCCCGAGTAGTTTCTGGCGCTGGAATAGCGCCAATGCTCAGGCAAATCCACATAACCGCGTTTAACGGGATTGGCATGAATATACTCGAGCTTTTCCCTCATCATGGCCTCGCTGAAAATGAGCTCGGCATGAACGCCTTCCTGCCAGAACTGATACTCGCGGTCAATCTTATGCGCCCTTTTGGAAAAGCCTAAACGCGTCAGCAGCGGCTTGACTTGGCGCGCTTGCAAATGGTCGATGATGCGCCGCGCCGTATAGGATTTAAAGCTGCTGACGCACTCATCCAGCCGGTTCGCCTGAGCGACAAAATGCAGGTGGTTTTCCAGAACGACATAACCGTATAGCCGCAAACCCTGATGTTCCTGCTGGTAGCGCCAGCAGTCGAGCACGATTTGCACGGTTTCCGGGCGGGTGAAAACCGGCAGCCATTCCAGCACCGTACAAGTTAAAAAATGCGGCTTGTCGGGTTCGGTAATAACGTAACGGCTTCTGCCCATGGATGAATTTTTGTATTTATTTAGTTGACGCTGGAGCGTCACTGCCGGCATTCCCACGCCGGAGCGTGGGAACGATCAAACAACATGACATTCCTGCCAATTTTCCGTAGAACTTCGTTTTGCAGTTTTTTCAATTCCATGCGTATTTCACAATAATTAAAATTGATGATTATAAAACCGTGTAGAGTAGGCAAATAGCTTTATAATTTTCTTAATTTTTACAGACTAAACTATCATACCTGAGCTGGAAATGTTGCCAGCCTGACAGGACAAGCAGAAAACGAAGAACAGTAAATGACTAACCATAAATTTCAGGATTTGCTCGAGCCGCTGGATAGACCGGCATGACTAATCCAAGCCATCAAATCGCTATCGACCTGAAAATCCCTTTCCACGACGTCGACATGATGGAAATCGTCTGGCACGGCCATTACGTCAGGTATTTCGAGATCGCACGCTGTGCCCTGCTGGACAAGATCGGCTACAACTATCGGCAGATGCGTGATTCAGGCTATTCGTGGCCCGTGATCGATTTGCGCATGCGTTATATTAAGCCGGCCGCTTTCGAACAGGTGATCACCGTACATGCCGGGATTGTCGAATGGGAGAACCGGCTGAAAATCAATTATCTGATCGTCGACAAGGAAACCGGCGACAGGCTGACTAAAGGCTACAGTATTCAAGTGGCCGTCGATCTGGCCAGGGATGAAATGTGTTTTGAATCGCCGGGCATTCTGCTTGAGAAGCTGGGCGTGGAGGTTTTGTGATTTATTTAAAGGCCCTGGTGCTATTTCTGTTAACGGCCAATGTCTGTATGGCCGATGAACTGCTCGACCAAATTCATGACCGTCTGACCAAGGCTTCGATCACGCGCGGCGCCTTCGAGCAGACCAAGCAGCTGAAAGTATTGCGCAAGCCGCTGATTTCGAACGGCACGTTTATTTACGATAAAAGCCGCGGCATCGCCTGGAAAACGCTGTCGCCCGTGCCGTCGCTGCTGCTGATCAGCGACACGCGCCTGTGGACGGAGCAGGGCGAACAGCCGGTTCCGGCGGCGTTCGGCAAGGTATTCCAAGCCATGCTGGGCGCGGACCTGTCGCAACTAGCTACGGCTTTCGACATCACAGGAACAGTCAGAAAGATAGCCTGGCAGGTCAGTCTTGTGCCCAAGGATGAGATGATGAAGAAAGTCATCAGCCGGATGCAATTGTCCGGCGACCACGAACTGCGCATGCTGGAAATCTTCGAAAGCAACGGTAACAGCAGCACATTGCACTTTCAAAATATCATTCATCCCGACCGCCTAACGGCTGGAGAAGAAGCCGATTTTGCGCATTTATCGCCCTAGGATAGCCGCATTCGTCTGGCTGCTGGGTTTGCTGGCGCTGGGCATCGCCGGCAGCCGCGTGTTGACATCAGACTGGCTGGAAACAGGGTTCCTGTCGCTGTTGCCGGACACCGAGCAGCAGCCTGAAATCGCCCAGGCCGTACGCCGGCATAACGAACTTATCAACGGCAAGGTCATCTGTCTGACCGGCGCCGATTCTGCGCCGCAAGCGATCGCCTATGCCGATCAACTTAAGGAACGGCTCGAGCAAAGCGGCCTGTTCAAGAATATCCAACTGCAGGTGGATCAGCAGGACTTTGCCAAACGCTATCAGCAACTGTTCGCCTATCGCTACCAACTGCTTGATGCGCAAACGCGCAGCATGCTGCTGGCCCAACCCGAGGCGCTGATCGGCCGCAACCTGGAAATGCTCTACAGTCCGCTCGGGCAATTGCAGGCGTCGAACCTCGAACGCGACCCGCTGCTGTTGTTCAGCCGCTATTTCAACGCCCAGAATCCGGGACGGTTCACGCTGGAGCAAGGCGTGGTGATCGTGCAGGACGGCGGCCGCTTCTGGGCGCTGCTGATTGCCGACATGGCTGACAACAAACTGCATCTGGACAATCTGGATATATTGCGGGAGCTCATGAACGGCGCGCAAAGCCAAATCGAGGCGACCGGCGGCGAACTGCTCGCGACCGGCATACCGCTGTTCACGGCCGAGGGTTCGCACAGCGCGCAGCGCGAAATCGCCATCGTCAGCATCGGCTCCACGCTCGGCATCCTGCTGTTGCTGCTGACCTTCCGCAGCGCCCGGCCGCTGCTGCTGTCCTGCTTAGGGATAGCGGCCAGCACGTTTGCGGCACTGGTCGTCAGCATCGTGGTTTTCGGCAAGATCCATATCCTGACGCTGGTGTTCGGCGCCAGCCTGATCGGCGTCGGCATCGACTATGCGCTGCATTATTTCTGCAACAGCTTCAGTTCGGCGGACTGGACGCCTGCAAAGGGATTGCAGTACATCCTGCTGGGCATCACGCTGGATCTGGCGACCAGCCTGATCAGTTATGCCAGCCTGGGCGTCCCGCCGTTTCCTCTCCTGCAGGAGATCGCGTTTTTCTCGGTCATCGGCCTGATCAGCACTTGGGCCACAGTGGTCCTGCTGTTCCCGCTGCTGCTGACGGGCTTTAGGCCTGCGCACAAGCCGGCCGTGCTGCGGCTGACGAATTATTGGCAGCAGCACTGGCCGGCCTGGCTGCTGAGTAACCGGGCCTGGCTCGCGCCGGTGGCGGTTGCGGCAGTTGCGGGCGGGCTCTGGCAGCTGACGCCGCGCGATGACGTACGCCTGTTGCAATCGGCCTCCGCCAAGCGCCTGGCGGCCGATCAGAAGATCCGGCAGTTGCTGCCCGTGAGAGCCGACAGCCAGTTTTTTCTGGTGTCCGGAAAAGACTCGCAGGACTGGCATCGGAACGAGCAGGCTTTACTAACGCGTCTCGAACCCCTGAAACAGCAGGGCGCAATAGAGTCTTACGACGGACTCAGCCGCTACTGGCCCGACCCGGGCACGCAGCGCGACAATTATCATCTGCTGAAGCGAACGTTCTATGAGACCGGCCTGCTGAAACGCTACATGGCTGAACTGGGCTTTGACGAGCAGGCCATTGCCGCAGAACAGCAACGATTTAGAGCCGCCGAAAACAGCAGCATCGAGCTGGCCGAATGGCTGGACGGCGCCGATGAAGCCCGGAAAATGCACTGGCTGGGCTGCGATGCCGGACATTGTGTGAGCACGGTCTCGCTGAACGGCATCAACAACCTAGCAGCCCTGTCGCAGCTGAACGGCTTGCAAGGCGTGCGCTGGGTGGACCAGGCGACCCAGCTTTCGTCGCTGTTCGAACGCTACCGCGCCAGCGCCAGCGTTCTGCTGGCCGCCGCCTACGGCATTGTACTGATAGGACTGGGGCTTAAATTCGGCTGGCGCAATGCGCTGATGATCATTTCCGTGCCCGTTTTTGCGACAGCCGTTTCTTTGGCCATGCTGGGCTGGTTTGACCAGCTGTTCAGCCTGTTCAACCTGTTCGCGCTGCTGCTGGTACTGGGCATAGGCGTGGACTACGGCATCTTCTTCTTTCTGGCCGAGGATAAA
This is a stretch of genomic DNA from Methylobacter sp. YRD-M1. It encodes these proteins:
- a CDS encoding F0F1 ATP synthase subunit delta; amino-acid sequence: MVFNFTTFALEIINFLILIWILQRLFYKPVLAVIARRKQHIDQTLAEAQKLRNEAEDLRQRYENRQNEWEQEKQAAFGALRREIEAERKTQMDQLQADLEQERQKAKVILSRQRHDIQRQAEEKALQNGARFAGLVLRQAAGPELEARLCAMVLEHFNDLPEECRRCLKMLDTEKSVSIHITSAYPLPDELRQKLEQKLGALTNRPDVFHYAQDAGLIAGLRIDIGAWVLHANLQHELAGFAEIAHESD
- the atpE gene encoding ATP synthase F0 subunit C, with amino-acid sequence MTDIALIVFGSTIAAIIGIAIGVMIPALAMGKAISSALESLARQPESEQSLMRTLFIGLAMIESLAIYCLVIILIVLFRNPLLEFIAK
- a CDS encoding F0F1 ATP synthase subunit A, giving the protein MENEVIFKLGPLALSLSILTTWGIMLFAAVLSWLATRHLDMMPGPLQTMVEGIVSALEETILAVEPVHGRQIMPFIATLWLFLIVANLLSLIPGLHSPTRDLSVTSALAVLVFFSVHWFGIKTQGLKKYLHHYLAPSPILLPFHIISELTRTLALAIRLFGNMMSLEMAALLILLVAGFLAPVPILMLHIIEALVQAYIFGMLALIYLAGAIQSQQFNRQEQL
- a CDS encoding AtpZ/AtpI family protein, with translation MTHRRRLKQQVDNQVRRMKKADRERPNLLAQTVFLGTLGLVMVLPIIGGLYLGHWLDSIMPGSPICWTLSLLFAGLVVGVFNVYFLIQNK
- a CDS encoding F0F1 ATP synthase subunit epsilon, translating into MKEFALQLYDATQEQRITGVTAFIGEDASGNFGICANHARFMTTLVFGLARFRQGEGDWQYLALPGAVLYFNNNELTLSTRRFMVDTDLDRISSLLEQQFIAEEEDLRATKTSLQKMEQAMLTRLRALKWEMI
- the atpD gene encoding F0F1 ATP synthase subunit beta, with product MNSLPVQQEDRHPIGIIAEIHGPVVIIDCDRLPPLRQALCACFDHAVYMFEVHQHIDERHVRAITLHGTAGLSRGLTVYDTGAPLQLPVSRQCLGRLLNIFGEPLDGGSLLPQTEFRNIHSKPLALSEATGISGILQTGIKVIDLLCPFVKGGKTGLFGGAGVGKTVLVMEFIHAVSAIHQGVSVFAGVGERIREAHELWREMEQAGVMSDTLMVFGQMDESPGVRFRVGLSALTYAEYLRDSLHKEVLFVMDNVFRFVQAGSEVSSLLGRMPATVGYQPTLTTEVAELQDRILSSRHGSITSVQAVYVPADDMTDPAVSAILSHLDTTVILSRDQASKGIYPAVDPLRSGSHLMDRHTLGDRHYNVAESVREHLARYDELEDIIAMLGIEELSERDRKIVMRARKLQRYLTQPFAVLAQHTRQTGVSVPLEQTLTDCEAFLAGDYDDLPEAQCYMRGSMQEPI
- a CDS encoding VPLPA-CTERM sorting domain-containing protein; the protein is MKKNYSLTLLTLGLTLSFNANAAFVNGSFETPRFTPGVADWTTYSDRTADIGWRTTATDHKIELWSDNFQGIAAYDGAQFAELNANQVSTLYQDVAGIAANNIIDFHFAHRGRLGIDTMRFDIVDLGANNVLGGGDDTTLFSRQYSDNNTTWGFYTSSGLAPILTLGHTLRFSFISIAAAGGSLSVGNFLDAADFSVSKNTSPVPVPAAFWLFAPALAGLGILGKRRTA
- a CDS encoding GNAT family N-acetyltransferase, producing the protein MSIEIKPAAPEQSPEIAEMVGRLLAEIMNRIDVKAFNFDWHQTNERLRQFLADQKYFVFVAEDAGKRVGFITLYEGYALYAEGAFGTIAELYVRPEYRSKGVGKKLTDKAKEFAAAKGWTRLEVTTPPLPQFERTLEFYEKEGFTITGGRKLKIGL
- a CDS encoding PaaI family thioesterase — translated: MQDYLSVKIRKSAGPNTGMELPPKIFKAMEGEFLEYVEGQSLTVRFPVKESYSNPFGFMQGGMIMAAMDNTLGPLSLLLLPPSITTYVNQVYQARQNGLRIHPCHGLYGENNAHAG
- a CDS encoding class I SAM-dependent methyltransferase, with protein sequence MKPISNTAFYCCGVRMQDAETANPVCQDTYAKVFMDERGLNIFSAFKEETNPNAGNVARHRIIDDCIRQALAGNPDLKIILIGAGFDSRAYRLDGGVWIELDEPQIIAYKNERLPTEACKNRLQRIAIDFETESLKEKLQAFSTDEPVMVVIEGVFIYLQEDVIRQTLQTLRRLFPAHKLVCDLMTEKFFNKYSYTLQQKLGRLGADFRYTLPNPAELFCRCGYQIAQKHSIAGKAVEYGSVKAPMLLFNVFMRTLVHGYSIFVFERALRR
- a CDS encoding REP-associated tyrosine transposase is translated as MGRSRYVITEPDKPHFLTCTVLEWLPVFTRPETVQIVLDCWRYQQEHQGLRLYGYVVLENHLHFVAQANRLDECVSSFKSYTARRIIDHLQARQVKPLLTRLGFSKRAHKIDREYQFWQEGVHAELIFSEAMMREKLEYIHANPVKRGYVDLPEHWRYSSARNYSGLAGVIDIDPW
- a CDS encoding acyl-CoA thioesterase; its protein translation is MTNPSHQIAIDLKIPFHDVDMMEIVWHGHYVRYFEIARCALLDKIGYNYRQMRDSGYSWPVIDLRMRYIKPAAFEQVITVHAGIVEWENRLKINYLIVDKETGDRLTKGYSIQVAVDLARDEMCFESPGILLEKLGVEVL